One Eleginops maclovinus isolate JMC-PN-2008 ecotype Puerto Natales chromosome 22, JC_Emac_rtc_rv5, whole genome shotgun sequence DNA segment encodes these proteins:
- the LOC134859111 gene encoding equilibrative nucleoside transporter 1-like — protein sequence MTALNAPRDKYNAVWIIFFILGLGTLLPWNFFMTATMFFTSRLKESVIDSAPTDAPSTITNSPSTHRNMTLDNGDIRNVLESKFNNVMTLCAMVPLLIFTCLNSFLHQRIPQKIRIIGSLTVILVVFLLTAVLVKIDMAPLPFFTITMIKIICINSFGAILQSSLFGLAGILPASYTTPIMSGQGLAGTFAAFSMICALASGSALQDSAFGYFITACVVILLAILSYIVLPRLVFFQYFMESNGSRPLADEENKMDLLKKDSTEEKRPEVSLTEEEAKPTVSVVNIFKQIWLLALSVCFIFTVTIGTFPAVTVDVKSTVANGGAWEMYFIPVSCFLLFNLMDWAGRSLTAVCMWPGKDSIWLPVLVGLRVVFIPLFMLCNVQPRQSLPVLFGHDAWYIIFMIFFAFSNGYLASLCMCFGPKKVPQYEAETAGAIMAFFLSLGLALGAAASFAFRALV from the exons ATGACGGCCCTCAATGCACCTCGGGACAA ATACAATGCAGTATGGATCATTTTCTTCATCCTTGGCCTGGGAACCCTCTTACCATGGAATTTCTTCATGACGGCAACTATG TTCTTCACCAGCAGGCTGAAGGAATCAGTCATCGACTCCGCACCTACCGACGCCCCCTCCACAATCACCAACTCCCCCTCCACTCATAGAAATATGACTCTGGATAATGGAGACATTCGCAACGTTCTGGAGTCAAAGTTCAACAACGTGATGACGCTCTGCGCTATGGTGCCTCTGCTCATCTTCACCTGCCTCAACTCCTTCCTGCACCAGAG GATTCCTCAGAAGATTCGCATCATTGGCAGTCTGACCGTCATCCTGGTGGTCTTCCTGTTGACGGCGGTGTTAGTGAAGATCGACATGGCTCCTCTCCCCTTCTTCACCATCACCATGATCAAAATCATCTGCATTAACT CGTTCGGGGCGATTCTCCAGAGCAGTCTCTTTGGGCTGGCAGGGATTCTGCCCGCCTCCTACACTACGCCCATCATGAGCGGACAGGGGCTGGCCGGCACCTTCGCCGCTTTCTCCATGATCTGCGCCCTGGCAT ctgGATCCGCCCTGCAGGACAGCGCCTTCGGTTACTTCATCACAGCCTGCGTTGTTATTCTCCTCGCCATACTGTCCTACATCGTCCTGCCCAGGCTG gTGTTTTTCCAGTACTTCATGGAGAGTAATGGATCCAGACCCCTTGCTGATGAGGAGAACAAGATGGACTTACTCAAAAAAG atAGTACAGAAGAGAAGCGGCCGGAGGTGAGTCTGACGGAGGAAGAGGCCAAACCCACTGTGTCTGTTGTGAACATCTTCAAACAG ATCTGGTTGCTGGCTCTGTCCGTGTGCTTCATCTTCACCGTCACCATCGGAACATTCCCGGCGGTAACGGTGGACGTCAAGTCGACGGTAGCAAACGGAGGAGCCTGGG aaatgtatttcatcCCCGTGTCGTGTTTCCTCCTTTTCAACCTGATGGACTGGGCCGGCAGGAGTCTGACGGCCGTCTGTATGTGG ccggGGAAAGACAGCATCTGGCTTCCCGTCCTGGTGGGTCTGCGGGTCGTCTTCATCCCTCTCTTCATGCTGTGTAACGTCCAGCCTCGCCAATCACTCCCCGTGCTGTTCGGCCACGACGCCTGGTACATCATCTTCATGATCTTCTTCGCCTTCTCCAACGGATACCTGGCCAGTCTTTGCATGTGCTTCGGACCCAA gaaGGTGCCACAGTATGAGGCGGAGACGGCGGGAGCTATCATGGCTTTCTTCCTATCCCTGGGCTTGGCACTGGGCGCCGCGGCCTCATTTGCTTTCAGGGCCTTGGTCTAA
- the atl2 gene encoding atlastin-2 has protein sequence MAEVSGLRSRNHLEPNCKSRVADEGLSGVEDVPTVRQKKRPPLAQPEDLEDDFLPRTLASNSGKNALISPSPAEETQEEEAAVEEDKARPIQIVVANEDEHSFELDAAALERILLQDHVKDLNVVVVSVAGAFRKGKSFLLDFMLRFMHSQGESWMGGDDEPLTGFTWRGGCERETTGIQIWSEVFVVDKPDGNKVAVLLVDTQGAFDSQSTIKDCATVFALSTMTSSVQVYNLSQNIQEDDLQHLQLFTEYGRLAMEEIYLKPFQSLMFLIRDWCYPYEHNYGLEGGNHFLDRRLQVRQNQHEELQNVRKHIHSCFSNIGCFLLPHPGLKVATNPYFDGRLKDIDGDFKKELARLVPLLLAPEHLVEKEIGGNKVTCRDLLEYFKAYIKIYQGEELPHPKSMLQATAEANNLTAVAGAKDMYARNMEQVCGGDKPYIAPADLERFHEEFREHSVRHFRSVKKMGGEEFCQRYQSQLEGELDETFSNFTKHNDGKNIFYTARTPATLFAVMFVTYVVSGVTGFIGMSTLAALANLVMGVALMSLCAWAYVKYSGEFREVGTLIDLVAETLWEQVLKPLSEHYMEDSVRQTVVNSIKASLTESGSHHTKLKTH, from the exons ATGGCGGAGGTGAGCGGGTTGAGGAGTAGAAATCACCTCGAGCCCAACTGCAAAAGCCGAGTCGCTGACGAAG GCTTGAGTGGTGTGGAAGATGTCCCCACTGTACGGCAAAAGAAAAGGCCTCCTTTAGCCCAGCCTGAAGACCTGGAGGATGATTTTCTCCCCAGGACCTTGGCCTCAAACTCGGGCAAAAATGCGCTCATCAGCCCCTCACCAGCTGAGGAGACTCAGGAAGAAgag GCCGCGGTGGAGGAAGATAAGGCCAGGCCCATCCAGATCGTCGTGGCCAACGAGGACGAGCACAGCTTCGAGCTGGACGCCGCCGCGCTGGAGAGGATCCTCCTGCAGGACCACGTCAAAGACCTGAACGTGGTGGTGGTGTCCGTGGCCGGAGCTTTCCGGAAGGGCAAGTCCTTCCTGCTGGACTTCATGCTGCGCTTCATGCACAGTCAG GGTGAGTCGTGGATGGGAGGAGATGATGAGCCGCTGACTGGGTTCACTTGGAGAGGAGGCTGCGAGAGGGAGACCACAGGAATCCAGATCTGGAGCGAAGTGTTTGTGGTTGACAAGCCTGATGGCAACAAg GTTGCTGTGCTGCTCGTTGACACTCAGGGAGCATTTGACAGCCAGTCCACCATAAAGGACTGTGCTACTGTGTTCGCCCTCAGCACAATGACCAGCTCTGTGCAG GTGTACAATCTCTCCCAGAACATACAGGAGGACGACCTGCAGCACCTGCAG CTCTTTACAGAATATGGCCGCCTGGCAATGGAAGAGATCTACCTGAAACCTTTCCAG TCCCTGATGTTCCTGATCCGGGACTGGTGTTATCCTTATGAACACAACTATGGGCTGGAAGGAGGAAATCACTTCCTGGATAGAAGACTACAG GTGAGACAGAATCAACACGAGGAGCTGCAGAACGTGAGGAAGCACATCCACTCCTGCTTCTCCAACATCGGCTGCTTCCTGCTGCCACATCCGGGGCTCAAGGTGGCCACCAACCCCTACTTTGACGGCAGGCTGAAAG ACATCGATGGGGATTTTAAGAAGGAGCTGGCCAGGCTGGTTCCTCTCCTGCTGGCCCCCGAGCACCTGGTGGAGAAGGAGATCGGAGGAAACAAAGTCACCTGCAGAGATCTCCTGGAGTACTTCAAG GCTTACATAAAGATCTACCAAGGGGAGGAGCTGCCTCACCCAAAGTCCATGCTGCAG GCGACGGCAGAAGCCAACAACCTGACAGCTGTGGCAGGAGCCAAAGACATGTACGCCAGGAACATGGAGCAG GTGTGTGGTGGGGACAAGCCATACATCGCTCCAGCCGACCTGGAGCGTTTCCACGAGGAGTTTCGCGAGCACTCGGTGCGTCACTTCCGCTCCGTGAAGAAAATGGGCGGCGAGGAGTTCTGCCAGCGCTACCAGAGCCAGCTGGAGGGCGAGCTGGACGAGACTTTCTCCAACTTCACCAAGCACAACGACGGCAAAAACATCTTCTACACGGCACGCACACCCGCCACGCTTTTCGCCGTCATGTTCGTCACCTACGTGGTCTCCGGGGTGACGGGCTTCATCGGCATGAGCACCTTGGCGGCGCTGGCTAACCTGGTGATGGGCGTGGCGCTGATGTCGCTCTGCGCCTGGGCGTACGTGAAGTACAGCGGAGAGTTTCGGGAGGTGGGAACGCTGATAGACCTGGTGGCCGAGACGCTCTGGGAACAG gtttTGAAGCCGCTCAGTGAACATTATATGGAAGACAGCGTCAGACAGACGGTGGTTAACTCTATCAAAGCCAGCTTGACAGAATCGGGCTCGCACCACACCAAGTTAAAGACTCACTGa